The following are from one region of the Stigmatella ashevillena genome:
- the rpiB gene encoding ribose 5-phosphate isomerase B: MRIALAADHAGFELKNWLLRALEGSGHTLVDKGTHSAEPVDYPDCAQAVGEALRQGEVDRAILICGSGVGASIAVNKMPGVRGGLCHDTYSAHQGVEHDDMNVLVLGARVIGLALAEELVRAFLSARFTGEERHMRRLSKVHALEARFSPGAGPLTSPER, from the coding sequence ATGCGCATCGCCCTCGCCGCAGACCATGCGGGCTTCGAGCTGAAGAACTGGCTGCTGCGAGCCTTGGAGGGCTCGGGCCACACCCTCGTGGACAAGGGCACCCACAGTGCCGAGCCCGTGGACTATCCGGACTGCGCCCAGGCCGTGGGCGAGGCCCTGCGCCAAGGGGAAGTGGACCGCGCCATCCTCATCTGCGGCAGCGGCGTCGGCGCCTCCATTGCCGTCAACAAGATGCCGGGCGTGCGCGGAGGACTGTGTCACGACACCTACTCCGCGCACCAAGGCGTCGAGCATGACGACATGAACGTGCTGGTCCTGGGCGCTCGGGTCATCGGCCTCGCACTCGCCGAAGAACTGGTGCGCGCCTTCCTCTCAGCCCGCTTCACCGGGGAAGAGCGCCACATGCGCCGGCTGTCCAAGGTTCACGCCTTGGAAGCCCGCTTCTCTCCCGGCGCTGGGCCTCTCACTTCCCCGGAGCGGTGA
- a CDS encoding SOUL family heme-binding protein, which produces MLSERAAEQPAYESLGEQDGVELRQYASMAVAATHVEGPFSTSLQEGFHRLAGYLFGGNLGTHSLEMTAPVSLQRRGAAWRMTFVMPSEFTLESLPVPLDARIHLEAVAAKRMAALRFSGRATEETVKAWTAELMERLHRQRLHPVGEPLLAQYNSPFMPSFLRRNEVLVEVRLAAVH; this is translated from the coding sequence GTGCTCTCCGAGCGAGCGGCCGAGCAGCCTGCCTACGAGTCCCTGGGAGAACAGGACGGCGTGGAGCTGCGGCAATACGCCTCCATGGCCGTGGCGGCAACCCACGTGGAGGGGCCTTTCTCCACCAGCCTCCAAGAAGGCTTCCACCGGCTCGCGGGCTACCTCTTCGGTGGCAACCTGGGAACCCACTCCCTCGAGATGACCGCACCGGTGTCACTCCAGCGCCGGGGCGCGGCGTGGCGCATGACGTTCGTGATGCCTTCCGAGTTCACGCTGGAATCCCTGCCCGTTCCCTTGGACGCCAGAATCCATCTCGAAGCCGTGGCGGCAAAACGGATGGCCGCGCTGCGCTTCTCCGGCCGGGCCACCGAGGAAACCGTGAAGGCCTGGACCGCCGAGCTGATGGAGCGGCTGCACCGGCAGCGGTTGCACCCGGTGGGAGAGCCTCTCCTGGCCCAGTACAACTCGCCGTTCATGCCGTCCTTCCTCAGAAGGAACGAGGTCCTCGTCGAGGTCCGGCTGGCGGCCGTGCATTGA
- a CDS encoding serine hydrolase domain-containing protein — protein sequence MFQSQPTEEAKASPARVIPENPEAAASTGWGFPFGVGLGTALGVGPLALWAGVWVGAGSLNTVRAALPALLLVLALPPLAVAVMEAWASRRQGLGPVRTGRALGLAFGTQVGILGGAIGVHASARRLGDAALLVLVQAVLLPGVVTWALKARRRAGTLAAKASGVSLLVLLGLADRAEAGCPERDAWPTKDWSPGVLAAGHEPALRAFEQYAFTRQEPAQERKGVRTDGVVIIHRGRLVYERYAPGWQAGRRHLGWSMSKSVTNALTGMAVARGALALEDSICKYVKSSRESACAIQVRHLLEFASGLDWQEGYEDGPLQSSSVLAMLYGEGHADMVSFITSHVQRDVPGTSWEYSSGDTTLLAAVVGAAMRPQQAEGWEWKLLFEPVGVHSAVWERDGKGALVGSSLLYATPRDWAKLGFLFLNEGCWEGQRLVPEGWVAQSTAVAEPLRKKRLYWDAGDVQGWQFWLNRPVPGVQEKRPWPHVPEDAYAMRGHWGQSVTLIPSLDVVVVRMADDREPGAFDLDAFLSKALALVGETP from the coding sequence ATGTTTCAGTCTCAGCCAACGGAAGAGGCGAAGGCTTCTCCCGCGAGAGTCATTCCAGAAAATCCAGAGGCCGCTGCTTCCACGGGGTGGGGTTTTCCCTTTGGGGTGGGGTTGGGGACAGCCCTGGGGGTAGGGCCCCTGGCCTTGTGGGCGGGCGTCTGGGTGGGCGCGGGCTCGTTGAACACGGTCCGGGCGGCATTGCCCGCGCTGCTCTTGGTCCTGGCGCTCCCGCCGTTGGCAGTGGCGGTGATGGAGGCCTGGGCGAGCCGCCGCCAGGGGCTGGGCCCCGTGCGGACAGGGCGGGCCCTGGGGCTGGCTTTCGGGACGCAGGTGGGGATTCTGGGGGGGGCGATCGGGGTGCATGCGTCCGCGAGGAGGCTGGGCGATGCGGCGCTTCTCGTCCTGGTCCAGGCGGTGCTTCTGCCTGGGGTGGTGACGTGGGCGTTGAAGGCCCGGAGGCGCGCGGGGACGCTGGCCGCGAAGGCCTCTGGGGTGAGTCTTCTGGTGTTGCTGGGCCTGGCGGACCGTGCGGAGGCCGGATGTCCCGAGCGGGACGCGTGGCCCACGAAGGATTGGTCCCCGGGGGTGTTGGCCGCCGGGCACGAGCCCGCGCTGCGGGCCTTCGAGCAATACGCTTTCACCCGCCAGGAGCCTGCCCAAGAGCGCAAAGGGGTTCGCACGGACGGGGTGGTCATCATCCACCGGGGGCGTCTGGTGTACGAGCGCTATGCGCCCGGCTGGCAGGCAGGACGGAGGCACTTGGGCTGGTCCATGTCCAAGAGTGTCACCAACGCGCTCACGGGTATGGCGGTGGCGCGAGGCGCGCTGGCGTTGGAGGACTCCATCTGCAAGTACGTGAAATCCTCGCGCGAGTCCGCCTGTGCCATCCAGGTGCGTCACCTGCTTGAGTTCGCCTCGGGACTGGACTGGCAGGAGGGTTACGAGGACGGCCCTCTCCAGTCATCCTCGGTCCTGGCGATGCTCTACGGGGAGGGCCATGCGGACATGGTGTCCTTCATCACGTCGCATGTGCAGCGGGACGTGCCGGGGACGAGCTGGGAGTATTCCTCGGGAGACACGACGCTGCTGGCGGCCGTGGTGGGCGCGGCGATGCGGCCCCAGCAGGCGGAGGGCTGGGAATGGAAGCTCCTGTTCGAGCCGGTGGGCGTGCACAGCGCGGTGTGGGAGCGGGATGGCAAGGGCGCCCTGGTGGGCTCTTCCCTGCTGTACGCCACGCCGCGGGATTGGGCGAAGCTGGGTTTTCTCTTCCTGAATGAGGGGTGCTGGGAGGGCCAACGGCTGGTGCCCGAGGGCTGGGTGGCGCAGTCCACCGCCGTGGCCGAGCCGCTGCGGAAGAAGCGGCTGTATTGGGACGCGGGAGACGTTCAGGGTTGGCAATTCTGGCTCAACCGCCCCGTGCCGGGCGTCCAGGAAAAGAGGCCCTGGCCCCATGTCCCCGAGGATGCCTACGCCATGCGTGGACATTGGGGGCAGTCCGTCACCCTCATTCCCTCTCTGGACGTGGTGGTGGTGCGCATGGCCGACGACCGCGAGCCCGGTGCCTTCGACCTGGACGCATTTCTCTCCAAGGCCTTGGCGCTGGTGGGGGAGACGCCATGA
- a CDS encoding cell wall protein, with product MAARLAPLAAYQGLKVALPPARGPVKAAPVKAAPAKAAPVKAAPAKAAPAKAAAVSAKAAPAKAAAVSAKAAPAKAAVVPSAHACAVIGCKRPSRSKGYCSAHYQKLRLLIRTNRRPADWNDDAPPQSAKDVKLPRGRAAAQERQAEPQKPKEPPKPKAWVRKKGAPGLVSLH from the coding sequence ATGGCCGCGAGACTGGCCCCGCTGGCGGCCTACCAGGGGCTGAAGGTGGCGCTTCCCCCTGCGCGCGGCCCCGTGAAGGCAGCGCCTGTGAAGGCGGCTCCGGCAAAGGCAGCGCCTGTGAAGGCGGCTCCGGCGAAGGCAGCGCCTGCGAAGGCGGCCGCCGTGTCGGCGAAAGCAGCGCCTGCGAAGGCGGCCGCCGTGTCGGCGAAGGCAGCGCCTGCGAAGGCGGCCGTGGTTCCGTCGGCCCATGCGTGCGCGGTCATTGGATGCAAGCGCCCGAGCCGCTCCAAGGGCTACTGCTCGGCGCACTACCAGAAGCTGCGGTTGCTCATCCGGACGAACCGCCGGCCCGCGGACTGGAACGATGATGCTCCGCCGCAATCCGCGAAGGACGTGAAGCTGCCGCGAGGGCGCGCCGCGGCCCAGGAGCGTCAAGCCGAGCCGCAGAAGCCCAAGGAGCCGCCCAAGCCGAAGGCCTGGGTGCGCAAGAAGGGCGCGCCGGGTCTGGTCTCCTTGCACTGA
- the tkt gene encoding transketolase: MTTDSQDLKCINTLRTLAMDAVEKAHSGHPGAPMALAPVAYQLWQQELRYDPTQPLWPNRDRFILSNGHASMLLYGLLHLSGVRRVSKELRVEDVPAVSLEDIQKFRQLDSTTPGHPEYRWTSGVETTTGPLGQGVANSVGMAIASRWLAGHFNRPDYTLFDYDVWAICGDGDLMEGVSSEAASLAGHLQLPNLCWIYDSNHISIDGSTDLAFTEDVGRRFEAYGWRVLRVEDANDLEALSKAYRTFKEQRGKPTLIIVHSRIGYGSPKKEGTASAHGEPLGAEEIKGAKRKYGWPEDAQFLVPEGVRERFQERLGTRGQQAHAAWEKTFAGYKKAHPDLADQLERMQRSELPEGWDKELPSFPADAKGMATRESGGKVLNALAKNYPWLVGGSADLNPSTKTYLTFSGSMKPGDHTGRNVHFGVREHAMGSIVNGLTLCNLRGYGATFLIFSDYERPAIRLSSIMEIPSVHIFTHDSIGLGEDGPTHQPVEQLLTLRSIPGLIVLRPADANEVTEAWRVIARQTHHPVALVLSRQPVPTLDRTKYAPASGVSKGAYVLADSQGTPDVILIGTGTEVSLCLQAAEQLQSEGVKARVVSMPSWELFEQQEESYKDSVLLPSVRARVSVEQAAAFGWERWVGLTGKIVGMRTFGASAPIKSLLQKFGFTVENVVKAAQETIAKAKQ, from the coding sequence ATGACGACCGACTCTCAGGACCTGAAGTGCATCAACACGCTCCGCACCCTGGCGATGGATGCGGTGGAGAAGGCCCACTCGGGGCATCCGGGCGCCCCCATGGCCCTGGCTCCGGTCGCCTACCAGCTCTGGCAACAGGAGCTTCGGTATGACCCTACCCAACCCCTCTGGCCCAACCGGGACCGGTTCATCCTGTCGAACGGCCATGCCTCCATGCTGCTGTACGGGCTGCTGCACCTGTCTGGCGTTCGCCGGGTGAGCAAGGAGCTGCGCGTCGAGGACGTGCCCGCGGTCTCGCTGGAGGACATCCAGAAGTTCCGCCAGCTCGACAGCACCACGCCAGGACATCCGGAGTACCGCTGGACCTCCGGCGTGGAGACGACCACCGGCCCCCTGGGCCAGGGCGTTGCCAACAGCGTGGGCATGGCCATCGCCTCCCGGTGGCTGGCCGGGCACTTCAACCGCCCGGACTACACGCTCTTCGACTACGACGTGTGGGCCATCTGTGGTGACGGAGACCTGATGGAGGGCGTGTCCAGCGAGGCCGCCTCTCTGGCCGGCCACCTGCAACTGCCCAACCTGTGCTGGATCTACGACTCCAATCACATCTCCATTGATGGAAGCACGGACCTGGCCTTCACCGAGGACGTGGGCCGGCGCTTCGAGGCCTACGGCTGGCGCGTGCTGCGCGTGGAGGACGCGAACGACCTGGAGGCGCTGTCGAAGGCCTACCGCACCTTCAAGGAGCAACGCGGAAAGCCCACGCTCATCATCGTCCACAGCCGCATCGGCTACGGCTCGCCCAAAAAGGAGGGCACCGCCTCCGCCCACGGAGAGCCGCTGGGGGCCGAGGAAATCAAGGGCGCCAAGCGCAAGTATGGCTGGCCCGAGGACGCCCAGTTCCTGGTGCCTGAAGGTGTCCGCGAGCGATTCCAAGAGCGGCTGGGAACGCGCGGGCAACAGGCCCACGCAGCCTGGGAGAAGACGTTCGCCGGCTACAAGAAAGCGCACCCGGACCTGGCCGATCAGCTGGAGCGCATGCAGCGCAGCGAGCTGCCCGAGGGATGGGACAAGGAGCTGCCCTCGTTCCCCGCGGACGCCAAGGGCATGGCCACCCGCGAGTCGGGCGGAAAGGTGCTCAATGCCCTGGCGAAGAACTACCCCTGGCTGGTGGGCGGCTCGGCGGACCTCAACCCCTCCACCAAGACGTACCTGACCTTCTCCGGCTCCATGAAGCCGGGCGACCACACCGGGCGCAATGTCCACTTCGGCGTGCGCGAGCACGCGATGGGCTCCATCGTGAACGGCCTGACGCTGTGCAACCTGCGCGGCTACGGCGCCACCTTCCTCATCTTCAGTGACTACGAGCGCCCCGCCATCCGGCTCTCCTCCATCATGGAGATTCCCTCCGTCCACATCTTCACCCATGACTCCATCGGTCTGGGGGAGGATGGCCCGACACACCAGCCGGTGGAGCAGCTGCTCACGCTGCGGTCGATCCCCGGCCTCATCGTCCTGCGGCCCGCGGACGCCAACGAGGTCACGGAAGCCTGGCGCGTCATCGCCCGGCAGACGCACCACCCGGTAGCGCTGGTCCTCTCGCGCCAGCCCGTGCCCACGCTGGACCGGACGAAGTATGCCCCGGCCTCGGGGGTGTCGAAGGGGGCGTATGTGCTCGCGGACTCCCAGGGCACCCCCGACGTCATCCTCATCGGCACCGGCACCGAGGTCTCCCTGTGCCTGCAAGCCGCCGAGCAACTCCAATCCGAGGGCGTGAAGGCGCGCGTGGTGAGCATGCCCTCGTGGGAGCTGTTCGAGCAGCAGGAGGAGTCCTACAAGGACTCCGTGCTGCTGCCCTCCGTGAGGGCGCGCGTCTCCGTCGAGCAGGCAGCGGCGTTCGGCTGGGAGCGCTGGGTGGGCCTGACCGGCAAGATCGTCGGCATGCGCACCTTTGGTGCCTCCGCCCCCATCAAGTCCCTGCTCCAGAAGTTCGGCTTCACCGTGGAGAACGTGGTGAAGGCCGCCCAGGAGACGATCGCCAAGGCCAAACAGTAG
- a CDS encoding CARDB domain-containing protein translates to MGVVTAAVDPNVAQGKSITASSYTQVYYATNANDGSRTTYWEGAPNAYPNTLTVNLGSNHDISSIVLQLNPDSIWATRTQNITVLGHNASTGTFSTLVGAATYTFNPSTGNQVTIPVTATVSEVRLQFASNSGSTGAQVAEFQVLGKPSGGTATYALTVNNGTGSGAYAADTVVNISAATPPSGQVFSAWTGGVAANFGNASAASTTYRTTASATTISATYVPVSSGGTRYEAESATLSGGAAITTNHGGYTGTGFVEGYWALGANTQFNVSAASAGWYDLSLRYSNGFAASNISVYVNGNKLGQSALPTTGNWDTWANKAEVAYLNAGANQVSYKYDSGDGANINLDALALAPTTAQRADLSVSDIQWTSAHTPPQQGEAITFKAVVKNSGTAASPSGVHKVSFRVAGQEVAVSTLPTTTSLAAGASTTLTANSTWSTAFGTYPVTALVDPDNTIAEFSDNNNSFTKSLTVSQSPGPDLVIQSISWTPTTPSAGTAVRFTVNVANQGLDPTTGNSVALRLVIDGSTTLTAATSSFLAAGASAAVTFSGTWTAVNGNHTFVATADPANAINEAVESNNTLSTSQYVGRGANVPWIEYEAENGRTNGTVQGPGRQLGTIAGEASGRKAVVLDATGEYVEWTTVAAANAIVVRNSMPDAAGGGGIQATLSLYVNGSKLTTLNLSSKEAWVYGDDATQYNNPSAGPPRRIYDESNKLLSTTIPAGATVRLQKDSGDTSPYYAIDFVDLELVAAPIAKPAGYVDVTQAGNGWEPAIPNDGKADDNAISQAIWAVQAGKFSGVYLPPGVYDQANKIQVKGVTIQGAGLWHTRLYCASLSEDAGWGQTGFIITGDDSKFRDFAIFGNTDGLRTQGGKAWVNSAFKNTVIENMWIEHVHCGYWVGGPSESTNLRFTNVRIRNTGADGINLCNGNKDSVIENSHARNTGDDAFAIWSATDLYPQPNINNVIRNCTVQLVWRAAAYAVYGGRGNRIENSIAYDVMTYPGLTVSSEFNPYPLESVTIDGLTLVRTGGTYWNGQQFGSIWLRADQNPTNGITIKNVDIVDPTYQGISIQSNGGVFTNVAFENVTINNPTNYGVQILSTARGNASFNNVTVNNAPTAKFINQSGGGFTTSGTGNNW, encoded by the coding sequence ATGGGCGTCGTGACCGCGGCCGTGGACCCCAACGTCGCGCAGGGCAAGTCCATCACGGCGTCCTCATATACCCAGGTCTATTACGCCACGAATGCGAATGACGGCAGCCGGACCACCTATTGGGAGGGTGCCCCCAACGCCTATCCCAACACGCTGACGGTGAACCTGGGCAGCAACCACGACATCAGCTCGATCGTGCTGCAGCTCAACCCGGACAGCATCTGGGCCACCCGTACCCAGAACATCACCGTGCTGGGCCACAACGCGAGCACCGGCACCTTCTCCACGCTGGTCGGCGCGGCCACCTATACCTTCAACCCCTCCACCGGCAACCAGGTGACGATCCCCGTCACGGCCACCGTGAGCGAGGTGCGGCTCCAGTTCGCCTCGAACAGCGGCTCCACGGGCGCCCAGGTCGCGGAGTTCCAGGTCCTCGGCAAGCCGTCGGGTGGCACGGCCACCTATGCGCTGACCGTCAACAACGGCACGGGCAGCGGCGCGTACGCGGCCGACACGGTCGTGAACATCTCGGCGGCGACCCCTCCTTCGGGTCAGGTCTTCAGCGCCTGGACGGGCGGCGTGGCAGCGAACTTCGGCAACGCCAGCGCGGCCTCCACCACCTATAGGACGACCGCGTCGGCCACGACCATTTCCGCCACCTACGTGCCCGTCTCCTCGGGCGGCACCCGGTACGAGGCGGAGTCGGCCACCCTGAGCGGCGGGGCGGCCATCACCACCAACCACGGCGGCTACACCGGCACGGGTTTCGTGGAGGGCTACTGGGCCCTGGGCGCCAACACCCAGTTCAACGTCTCCGCCGCGAGCGCCGGCTGGTATGACCTGAGCCTGCGCTACAGCAACGGCTTCGCGGCCTCCAACATCTCCGTCTATGTGAACGGCAACAAGCTCGGCCAGAGCGCCCTGCCCACCACCGGCAACTGGGACACCTGGGCCAACAAGGCCGAGGTCGCCTACCTGAACGCGGGCGCCAACCAGGTCTCCTACAAGTACGACTCCGGCGACGGCGCGAACATCAACCTGGACGCGCTGGCCCTGGCCCCCACGACCGCCCAGCGGGCGGACCTGAGCGTGTCCGACATCCAGTGGACCTCGGCGCACACCCCGCCCCAGCAGGGCGAGGCCATCACCTTCAAGGCCGTCGTGAAGAACTCCGGCACCGCGGCGAGCCCCAGCGGCGTCCACAAGGTGTCCTTCCGCGTGGCCGGCCAGGAAGTCGCCGTCTCGACGCTGCCCACCACCACGTCCCTGGCGGCCGGTGCGAGCACCACCCTGACGGCCAACTCCACCTGGTCCACCGCCTTCGGCACCTACCCCGTCACCGCCCTCGTGGACCCGGACAACACCATCGCCGAGTTCAGCGACAACAACAACAGCTTCACCAAGAGCCTCACGGTCTCGCAGAGCCCGGGCCCGGACCTCGTGATTCAGTCCATCTCCTGGACGCCCACCACCCCGTCGGCCGGCACCGCCGTGCGCTTCACGGTGAACGTGGCCAACCAGGGCCTGGATCCGACGACCGGCAACTCCGTGGCGCTCCGGCTCGTCATTGATGGCTCGACGACGCTGACCGCGGCCACCTCCTCGTTCCTGGCCGCGGGCGCCTCCGCCGCCGTCACCTTCAGCGGAACGTGGACGGCCGTCAACGGCAACCACACCTTCGTCGCGACGGCGGACCCCGCCAACGCCATCAACGAGGCCGTGGAGAGCAACAACACCCTGTCCACCAGCCAGTACGTCGGCCGTGGCGCCAACGTGCCCTGGATCGAGTACGAGGCCGAGAACGGGCGCACCAACGGCACCGTCCAGGGCCCTGGCCGCCAGCTGGGCACCATCGCGGGTGAGGCCTCGGGCCGCAAGGCGGTCGTGCTCGACGCAACGGGTGAGTACGTGGAGTGGACCACGGTGGCTGCGGCCAACGCCATCGTCGTGCGCAACAGCATGCCCGACGCGGCCGGCGGTGGCGGCATCCAGGCCACGCTGAGCCTCTACGTCAACGGCAGCAAGCTCACCACCCTGAACCTCTCCTCCAAGGAGGCGTGGGTCTACGGTGACGACGCCACCCAGTACAACAACCCCTCGGCCGGTCCTCCGCGCCGCATCTACGACGAGTCCAACAAGCTGCTGAGCACCACCATCCCCGCGGGCGCCACCGTGCGTCTGCAGAAGGACTCGGGCGACACCTCCCCGTACTACGCCATCGACTTCGTCGACCTGGAGCTGGTCGCGGCCCCCATCGCCAAGCCGGCGGGCTACGTCGACGTCACGCAGGCGGGCAACGGCTGGGAGCCGGCCATCCCCAACGACGGCAAGGCGGACGACAACGCCATCAGCCAGGCCATCTGGGCCGTGCAGGCCGGCAAGTTCTCCGGCGTCTACCTGCCGCCCGGCGTCTACGACCAGGCCAACAAGATCCAGGTCAAGGGCGTCACCATCCAGGGCGCGGGCCTGTGGCACACGCGGCTCTACTGCGCCAGCCTGTCCGAGGACGCGGGCTGGGGCCAGACGGGCTTCATCATCACCGGCGACGACTCGAAGTTCCGGGACTTCGCCATCTTCGGCAACACCGACGGTCTGCGCACCCAGGGCGGCAAGGCCTGGGTCAACTCGGCCTTCAAGAACACCGTCATCGAGAACATGTGGATCGAACACGTGCACTGCGGCTACTGGGTGGGCGGTCCGTCCGAGTCGACCAACCTGCGCTTCACCAACGTGCGCATCCGCAACACCGGCGCGGACGGCATCAACCTCTGCAACGGCAACAAGGACAGCGTGATTGAGAACTCGCACGCCCGGAACACGGGTGACGACGCCTTCGCCATCTGGTCCGCGACCGACCTCTATCCGCAGCCGAACATCAACAACGTCATCCGCAACTGCACCGTGCAGCTCGTCTGGCGCGCCGCTGCCTACGCCGTCTACGGCGGCCGTGGCAACCGGATCGAAAACAGCATCGCCTACGACGTGATGACCTACCCGGGCTTGACCGTCAGCTCCGAGTTCAACCCCTACCCGCTGGAGTCGGTGACGATTGACGGTCTGACCCTGGTCCGCACGGGCGGCACCTACTGGAACGGCCAGCAGTTCGGGTCGATCTGGCTGCGCGCCGATCAGAACCCGACCAACGGCATCACGATCAAGAACGTCGACATCGTGGATCCGACCTACCAGGGCATCAGCATCCAGAGCAACGGAGGCGTCTTCACCAACGTCGCCTTCGAGAACGTCACCATCAACAACCCGACCAACTACGGCGTGCAGATCCTGTCGACGGCCCGGGGCAACGCGAGCTTCAACAACGTGACGGTGAACAACGCCCCCACGGCGAAGTTCATCAACCAGAGCGGTGGCGGCTTCACCACCAGCGGCACCGGCAACAACTGGTAG
- a CDS encoding AAA family ATPase: MTVTQLDIAGYRSVKRMVLPVHPVTVVVGANGSGKTNLYRALYLLQAAAEGRLARTLAEEGGTPSVVWAGPREHKQPVRMKVGVTLEDELAYELSCGIVPKDPSERFSLFVLDPEVKEEHLWALSGGRRAVLMERKDRTAFLRDSEGKRAVFPSQLWSAESVLDQLAEPQRFPRLTELQRTLKAWRFYHQFRTDLEAPARQPQIGVRTTALAHDGRDLAAALATIREIGDRRGLEKALEDAFPGAQLDVKAPQGRFSLSLHLPGLTRPMEASELSDGTLRYLCLLAALLSPRPPPFLALNEPETSLHPDLLGPLARLIVEASKHSQIWITTHAEPLAEAVSHRTGYEPVRLVKKGGATEVVGAKVGED, from the coding sequence ATGACCGTGACGCAGCTGGACATAGCGGGATACCGCTCGGTGAAGCGGATGGTGTTGCCGGTGCACCCGGTGACGGTGGTGGTGGGGGCGAACGGGAGTGGAAAGACGAACCTGTACCGCGCCCTGTACCTGTTGCAGGCGGCGGCGGAGGGGCGGCTGGCGAGGACGCTGGCGGAGGAGGGCGGAACGCCGAGCGTGGTGTGGGCGGGGCCGCGCGAGCACAAGCAGCCGGTGCGGATGAAGGTGGGGGTGACGCTGGAGGACGAGCTGGCGTACGAGCTGAGCTGCGGCATTGTTCCGAAGGATCCCTCGGAGCGCTTCAGCCTGTTCGTGTTGGATCCCGAGGTGAAAGAAGAGCACCTGTGGGCACTGTCCGGAGGCCGGCGGGCCGTCCTGATGGAGCGCAAGGACCGGACGGCATTCCTGAGGGACTCCGAGGGAAAGCGGGCGGTGTTCCCCTCGCAGCTCTGGAGCGCGGAGTCGGTGCTGGATCAGCTCGCCGAGCCGCAGCGCTTCCCCCGGCTGACGGAGCTACAGCGGACGCTGAAGGCGTGGCGCTTCTACCATCAGTTCCGGACGGACCTGGAAGCGCCGGCGCGGCAGCCACAGATCGGGGTCCGGACGACGGCGCTGGCGCATGATGGGAGGGACCTGGCGGCGGCCCTGGCGACCATCCGGGAGATTGGAGACCGGCGCGGGCTGGAGAAGGCCTTGGAGGATGCGTTTCCGGGGGCGCAATTGGATGTGAAGGCGCCCCAGGGCCGCTTCAGCCTGTCGTTGCACTTGCCAGGGTTGACCCGGCCCATGGAGGCGAGCGAGCTGTCGGACGGGACGCTGCGCTACCTCTGCTTGCTGGCGGCGCTGCTAAGCCCGAGGCCGCCGCCGTTCCTCGCGCTGAACGAGCCGGAGACGAGCCTGCACCCGGATCTGCTGGGGCCCTTGGCCCGGCTCATCGTGGAGGCCTCGAAGCACAGCCAGATCTGGATCACCACGCATGCGGAGCCGCTCGCGGAGGCGGTCTCCCATCGCACGGGCTACGAGCCGGTCCGGCTGGTGAAGAAAGGAGGGGCGACCGAGGTGGTGGGCGCGAAGGTGGGAGAGGACTGA